In Salvelinus sp. IW2-2015 linkage group LG23, ASM291031v2, whole genome shotgun sequence, a genomic segment contains:
- the irf1b gene encoding interferon regulatory factor 1b isoform X2 — translation MPVSRMRMRPWLEDKIESNSISGLVWVDKDKKIFSIPWKHAARHGWDLNKDACLFKQWAMHTGKFIQGETTPDPKTWKANFRCAMNSLPDIKEVKDKSINRGSGAVRVYKMLNVSTKXNNKRSKAKDAKKNDKGLKIKTEEMDYSATHCVEDRNTBTHLQEDRKIQENKVDSSDNLGETITAASYLDGSVNDSDVPDFITSVEIGPDSINYYSSFQVSPDHSTDYEDLNEETLIEHWEQLGQLELPGNVNSKGFLSNEVATVESYNTAESNHSPESQWSDNSGSEIELRLYTELSSGLPMAEDLVSYTDHWALNNTLNNSTTSYLQQISCPL, via the exons ATGCCTGTGTCTAGGATGAGAATGAGGCCTTGGCTGGAGGATAAGATTGAGTCCAACTCCATCAGTGGattggtgtgggtggacaag GACAAGAAGATATTCTCCATCCCATGGAAGCATGCTGCACGTCATGGATGGGACCTGAACAAGGATGCCTGTCTATTCAAGCAATGGGCCATGCACACAG GGAAATTCATACAAGGCGAGACTACACCAGACCCTAAGACATGGAAGGCTAATTTCCGCTGTGCAATGAACTCCCTTCCTGACATCAAGGAGGTGAAAGACAAGAGCATCAACAGAGGGTCTGGAGCGGTGCGCGTTTACAAAATGCTGAACGTCAGCACAAAGMCAAATAACAAGAGGTCAAAAGCAAAGGatgcaaagaaaaatgacaag GGGTTAAAGATCAAGACAGAGGAAATGGACTACAGTGCAACCCATTGCGTCGAGGATCGCAACACCRACACACACCTGCAGGAGGACAGAAAGATACAGGAGAACAAAGTCGACAGCTCAGACAACCTAGGGGAGACCATCACAGCAGCGTCATATCTTGATGGCTCTGTCAATGACTCTGATGTTCCAGACTTTATCACCTCTGTGGAAATAGGACCAGACAGCATCAACTACTACTCGTCTTTCCAAGTGTCACCGGATCACTCCACAG ACTATGAAGATTTGAACGAAGAAACACTTATTGAG CATTGGGAGCAATTGGGGCAATTGGAGCTGCCAGGCAATGTAAACAGCAAGGGGTTCCTGAGCAATGAAGTAGCTACAGTAGAGTCATACAACACTGCAGAGTCTAACCACAGTCCAGAGAGCCAATGGAGTGATAACTCAG GGTCGGAAATAGAGCTGCGGTTATACACAGAACTGAGCTCAGGACTACCAATGGCTGAAGATCTCGTCTCTTACACCGACCACTGGGCTCTGAACAACACACTGAACAACAGCACGACCAGTTATCTCCAACAGATCTCTTGCCCACTTTGA
- the irf1b gene encoding interferon regulatory factor 1b isoform X1 has translation MPVSRMRMRPWLEDKIESNSISGLVWVDKDKKIFSIPWKHAARHGWDLNKDACLFKQWAMHTGKFIQGETTPDPKTWKANFRCAMNSLPDIKEVKDKSINRGSGAVRVYKMLNVSTKXNNKRSKAKDAKKNDKGLKIKTEEMDYSATHCVEDRNTBTHLQEDRKIQENKVDSSDNLGETITAASYLDGSVNDSDVPDFITSVEIGPDSINYYSSFQVSPDHSTDYEDLNEETLIEIAQHWEQLGQLELPGNVNSKGFLSNEVATVESYNTAESNHSPESQWSDNSGSEIELRLYTELSSGLPMAEDLVSYTDHWALNNTLNNSTTSYLQQISCPL, from the exons ATGCCTGTGTCTAGGATGAGAATGAGGCCTTGGCTGGAGGATAAGATTGAGTCCAACTCCATCAGTGGattggtgtgggtggacaag GACAAGAAGATATTCTCCATCCCATGGAAGCATGCTGCACGTCATGGATGGGACCTGAACAAGGATGCCTGTCTATTCAAGCAATGGGCCATGCACACAG GGAAATTCATACAAGGCGAGACTACACCAGACCCTAAGACATGGAAGGCTAATTTCCGCTGTGCAATGAACTCCCTTCCTGACATCAAGGAGGTGAAAGACAAGAGCATCAACAGAGGGTCTGGAGCGGTGCGCGTTTACAAAATGCTGAACGTCAGCACAAAGMCAAATAACAAGAGGTCAAAAGCAAAGGatgcaaagaaaaatgacaag GGGTTAAAGATCAAGACAGAGGAAATGGACTACAGTGCAACCCATTGCGTCGAGGATCGCAACACCRACACACACCTGCAGGAGGACAGAAAGATACAGGAGAACAAAGTCGACAGCTCAGACAACCTAGGGGAGACCATCACAGCAGCGTCATATCTTGATGGCTCTGTCAATGACTCTGATGTTCCAGACTTTATCACCTCTGTGGAAATAGGACCAGACAGCATCAACTACTACTCGTCTTTCCAAGTGTCACCGGATCACTCCACAG ACTATGAAGATTTGAACGAAGAAACACTTATTGAG ATTGCACAGCATTGGGAGCAATTGGGGCAATTGGAGCTGCCAGGCAATGTAAACAGCAAGGGGTTCCTGAGCAATGAAGTAGCTACAGTAGAGTCATACAACACTGCAGAGTCTAACCACAGTCCAGAGAGCCAATGGAGTGATAACTCAG GGTCGGAAATAGAGCTGCGGTTATACACAGAACTGAGCTCAGGACTACCAATGGCTGAAGATCTCGTCTCTTACACCGACCACTGGGCTCTGAACAACACACTGAACAACAGCACGACCAGTTATCTCCAACAGATCTCTTGCCCACTTTGA